A single genomic interval of Melanotaenia boesemani isolate fMelBoe1 chromosome 4, fMelBoe1.pri, whole genome shotgun sequence harbors:
- the slc26a11 gene encoding sodium-independent sulfate anion transporter, translated as MDQSLTGRELSHGCCSYSTLKAWLPILSWLPQYKLKYLQMDLLAGLTVGMTTVPQALAYAEVAGLPVQYGLYSAFMGGFIYTFLGTSKDVTLGPTAIMSLLCFSVVGGQPHRAVLLSLLCGLIQAVMALLRLGFLLDFVSYPVIKGFTCAAAVTIGFGQVKNILGIQGVPQQFFLEVYYTFYKIPEARVGDVVLGLLCLTLLIILMFMKSSLGSDSAPTCTRAARKLVWAVATMRNALVVIAASLVAFSWEAYGHHVFTITGRTTQGLPPFRPPPTSDTIANGTVVSFGEIVEGFGGGLAVIPFMGLLESIAIAKAFASQNDYRIDANQELLAIGVTNIMGSFVSAYPITGSFGRTAVNSQTGVCTPAGGIITSVIVLLSLAFLMPAFYYIPKASLAAVIICAVAPMVDYHVVVKMWKIYKLDLLPFAVTFLMSFWEVQYGIIGGVAVSGVLLLYRMARPQIKISDHGALLMELNSGLSFPATEYLSHVMHTQALQVSPPRSVVLDCHHVSIIDYTVISELRDLLRQFNLREVQLVFSRLQPSVLKVLLAADLQGLRFTNSVEEALQMELGNLFTDYNQTRQIPVQSCRSNTDE; from the exons ATGGATCAGTCTCTGACGGGAAGAGAATTGTCCCATGGCTGCTGTTCCTACAGCACTCTGAAAGCCTGGCTGCCCATCCTCTCCTGGTTGCCCCAGTACAAGCTGAAGTACCTGCAGATGGACCTACTTGCTGGGCTCACTGTTGGGATGACAACAGTACCACAGGCACTGGCTTATGCTGAAGTAGCAGGCCTTCCTGTGCAG TATGGACTCTATTCTGCCTTCATGGGGGGATTTATCTACACCTTCTTGGGAACCTCTAAGGATGTGACACTGGGTCCCACAGCTATTATGTCCCTCCTGTGTTTCTCAGTGGTCGGGGGTCAGCCCCACCGAGCTGTGCTGCTCAGCCTCCTGTGTGGACTCATCCAGGCTGTGATGGCATTACTCAGATTAG GATTCCTGCTGGACTTTGTCTCTTACCCTGTAATAAAAGGCTTCACCTGTGCTGCTGCGGTAACCATTGGCTTTGGCCAGGTCAAA AATATTCTGGGAATCCAGGGTGTACCCCAGCAGTTTTTTCTGGAGGTTTACTACACCTTCTACAAGATCCCAGAGGCCAGAGTTGGTGATGTGGTCTTGGGCTTGCTTTGTCTCACTCTGCTGATCATACTGATGTTTATGAAGTCAAGCCTGGGCTCTGATTCTGCTCCCACCTGCACCAGAGCAGCCAGGAAACTCGTGTGGGCTGTTGCTACCA TGCGTAATGCCCTGGTGGTCATAGCTGCATCCCTTGTAGCATTTTCTTGGGAAGCTTATGGTCATCATGTGTTCACAATCACTGGGCGCACCACTCAAGGACTGCCACCTTTTAGGCCCCCGCCCACCTCAGACACCATAGCCAATGGCACCGTGGTCTCTTTTGGAGAAATTGTAGAG GGCTTTGGAGGAGGACTCGCTGTGATCCCCTTCATGGGTCTGCTGGAGAGCATTGCCATTGCAAAAGCTTTTG CCAGTCAGAATGACTACAGGATTGACGCCAACCAGGAACTGCTGGCAATTGGTGTGACCAACATCATGGGCTCCTTTGTGTCAGCGTACCCCATCACTGGCAGCTTTggaag GACAGCAGTGAACTCTCAGACCGGAGTTTGCACTCCAGCTGGAGGGATCATCACCA GTGTGATTGTGTTGCTGTCTTTAGCGTTCCTCATGCCAGCTTTCTACTACATCCCTAAAGCTTCGCTAGCTGCTGTTATCATCTGTGCTGTTGCTCCCATGGTGGATTACCATGTGGTGGTGAAGATGTGGAAGATATATA AGCTAGACCTGCTGCCTTTTGCTGTGACGTTCCTAATGAGTTTCTGGGAGGTGCAGTATGGCATCATAGGAGGTGTAGCTGTGTCTGGAGTGCTGCTGCTGTACAGAATGGCCAGACCGCAGATAAAG ATTTCTGACCATGGCGCGCTGTTGATGGAGCTGAACAGTGGCCTCAGTTTTCCTGCCACGGAATATCTCAGTCATGTTATGCACACTCAGGCTCTGCAGg TGTCTCCTCCGCGGTCAGTGGTGCTGGACTGCCATCATGTCAGCATCATAGATTACACAGTGATCAGCGAGCTGAGGGACCTGCTGAGGCAGTTTAACCTTCGAGAAGTCCAGTTGGTGTTTTCTAGATTGCAG cCTTCTGTTCTGAAGGTTCTCCTTGCAGCTGATCTGCAGGGCCTCAGGTTTACCAACAGCGTGGAAGAGGCACTTCAGATGGAGTTAGGAAACCTCTTTACTGACTACAATCAAACCCGTCAAATCCCAGTCCAGAGCTGCAGAAGCAACACTGATGAATGA